The nucleotide window TTCGGGAGTTGACCGGAGTGGACGAAAGGGTCGCCCAAGCAGCTCTCGAGCGGTCCGGCTGGCGGGTCAAAGAAGCCTGGATCTCGCTCGGTGGCAATCGGACCTTAGCCTAAACCCGAGAATGGATTAACCACGGATTTCACGAATGACACGGATGAAGACGGGAATCAGATGTCTCCCCCTCGCACGCAGTGCCTTCTAGGAGCAAACACCGCCTGCACAAGCGCCGCTCCCATTTCCGCACCTCACAATGGCCAAGGCTCTTGTGCAGGCGGTGTTTGCTCCTAGTAACCCAAGACGCCCAGCCCGAAACCGCCTTTGAACAGGGTTTCGTTCAGGACGAGCTGAGAGAACAGATGGGTCACGCCGATGCAGACACCGAGGATAACCGAGGCGGCCAAGTAGAGACCGAAGGCCTTGGCGGGATCGGGCTTAATCATCTGAGGAACACCGCTGTAGAGCACCATAAAGACCACCAGAATAGCCAGGGCGCACACCACCCAAGTGTTCAGGAAATCCCAGCTATCGGCCATCTGGACCAACAAAACCGGGCACATGGCGTAGGTCAGGGTGCAAAAAATCTGGCGGAACGTGGTTCGAATGCTGATGCCGCGGGTGATGTTGGCCACAAACATCGAGGCCAGGAAGCAGCTGGCGAAGGCCAGGACGAAATGGGTCGTTCCGTAGCGCAAGGCCACCGTGGGCGGTATGGTTTGGCTTCTTCCTAGGCTGGCAACATAGGTGCCGTAGGTTGAAAGCGCCCAAACCTCGAGGGCGCAGGTGGCCAACAGCATCGGAGCCAGGGAGAGCAGCAACACCAGCGCCGGGTGGCGGTCGGCGGAAGAAAGCCGCTTCCAGGTCGGCCCCGGAACCAGCAGTAATAAAATCGCATTGATCATCCCGGCGGGTTTATCGGCTCAAATCGCCAAGGATGAAAGGCAAATTGAAAAACAAATCCCTCTTTTCAGCTGGCTTGCTTCCATGTTTTACTATCCCGAATGAAAGTCACCAACATCTGGGACGTGCTGACGAAGTTTGTTTTGTTCCTGCTCTTCGTCGCCGCAGGTGTCATGATTTTTTTCTGGTATCTGCCCCTGATCCAGCAAAACCAGCGGATGCGACGGGATATTCTGGTGCTTGAAAATGAGATCCGGGCCGAGGAACGGTTGAAAAAAACCCTTAAAGCCCACACAGATGCCATCCTGAGTGACCCCCGAACGGTGGAGCGGCTCGCCCGAGAACGCCTGGTCTATGCCCGCACCAACGAGACGATCTTCGTGTTCGATGCGCCCAAGACGCAGACCCGCTAGCAGCCTGTCGCACTTTTCCACACCGGACGCGAGTCCGGCTGTTAACCCCGATTGTGCTGAGTTATCTCTTAGGAAACGTCGCGACAGGCTGCTAGATCTTATTCCGGCGGAAAAAGAGGCTATGCTCGAGGGCTTCTTCGAAGAGGGAGCGGAGTGGGATGAGGGAAGGCAAAACAGACCGATAGTGATCCCTCAGATGGAATCCCCAAAAAATCCGGCCGCCGGATTTTTGTTCTAGCAGGCCGATTGCCAGAAAACCCTGGAAACAGTCGATAGCCGCGCCGGGGACCTTGGGGAGGTGACATTCTAAGTCCGACGGCCTGCTAGACGGTCATGATCTCCTTCTCCTTCTGAGCAAGGTGCGCCTCTAGTTTGGCCGTGTACTGATCGGTCAACTTCTGCACTTCCTTTTCCGCACCCTCCACCTGATCCTCGGTGACGCCGCCCGCCTTACCTTCCTTCTTGAGAGCTTCCAGGGCATCCCGGCGCACATGGCGAACCGCTACCCGGCCCTCCTCGGTCATTTTGCGCACGATTTTGACAAACTCCTGGCGACGTTCCGTGCTTAACTCCGGCAGAACGATCCGAATCACTTTTCCGTCCACGGAAGGATTCAAACCCAGATTAGCCTTGGAAATGGCCTTCTCGATGGGGTGCAAGGTGGTGGCGTCCCAGGGCTGGATCATAATCACCCGTGATTCGGGCGTGGAAATGCTCGCCAGTTCCCTGATTCGCATTTGCGAGCCATACACCTCGACCGGCACGTTCTCGACCAGACCAGGAGAAGCCTTTCCGGTGCGGACGCCGGCAAATTCCTTCTGCACGACCTCCTCGGTCTTCATCATCTTATCTTCCGCTTCCAACAAAATATCATCGATGGGCATAACGTTCGGAACCTAGCAGAGAGTTTTTAGGGTGTATAGCCTAGAGAGAGGAGAAGGCTGCGGCGGTGGGGTGTGGTCGTTTCTGGGTGAGGGCGCACCCGCACCTGCAGAGAATCCCGACTCCGTCGGATCCTGAAAAGCTGTAGGGGGCTACAGCACTCCAGGTCGCTTCGCGCCGATTTCGGCCCACTTTGGAGTTGATCGAGAATCGATCCGACCAAGCTTATAGTTCTTTCGTCGTGCAGCCCTCTGCCGCTTTTGTCCCCTCGACGAAGTCGAGATCCACTGACCTCACCCACTTCAAATCACCCCACTACTTA belongs to Verrucomicrobiales bacterium and includes:
- a CDS encoding septum formation initiator family protein, yielding MKVTNIWDVLTKFVLFLLFVAAGVMIFFWYLPLIQQNQRMRRDILVLENEIRAEERLKKTLKAHTDAILSDPRTVERLARERLVYARTNETIFVFDAPKTQTR
- the frr gene encoding ribosome recycling factor, yielding MPIDDILLEAEDKMMKTEEVVQKEFAGVRTGKASPGLVENVPVEVYGSQMRIRELASISTPESRVIMIQPWDATTLHPIEKAISKANLGLNPSVDGKVIRIVLPELSTERRQEFVKIVRKMTEEGRVAVRHVRRDALEALKKEGKAGGVTEDQVEGAEKEVQKLTDQYTAKLEAHLAQKEKEIMTV